A region of Burkholderiales bacterium JOSHI_001 DNA encodes the following proteins:
- a CDS encoding putative transcriptional regulator (PFAM: HxlR-like helix-turn-helix), whose amino-acid sequence MATSAAPRQPRSGCPISIALELLGDAWSLLIVRDLMFKDRRTYGDFLAGGEGIASNVLADRLRALEDRGIIEKRRDPEDARRFIYRLSSKGIDLAPVLVELILWSASHEVTDAPPAILRSMRADREEFISDVRRRWRSNF is encoded by the coding sequence ATGGCTACGTCCGCCGCACCTCGTCAACCCAGATCGGGCTGCCCAATCAGCATCGCGTTGGAGCTCCTGGGCGATGCCTGGTCGCTGCTGATCGTGCGCGATCTGATGTTCAAGGATCGACGGACCTACGGCGACTTCCTGGCCGGTGGTGAAGGTATCGCGTCCAACGTCCTGGCGGACCGACTGCGCGCGCTGGAGGACAGGGGCATCATCGAGAAACGGCGCGACCCAGAAGACGCACGTCGCTTCATCTATCGCCTGTCTTCCAAGGGCATCGACCTCGCGCCCGTCCTCGTGGAACTCATACTCTGGTCGGCTAGTCACGAGGTGACCGACGCGCCTCCTGCGATCCTGCGCAGCATGCGCGCTGACAGAGAGGAATTCATCTCGGACGTCCGGCGACGGTGGCGCAGCAACTTCTGA
- a CDS encoding TfoX N-terminal domain protein (PFAM: TfoX N-terminal domain): MPYDPELAERMRTALRSRTGVVEKKMFGGYCWMLHGNMLCGVEVGRFMFRVGKEQEQQALSRPGARPMDITGRPMKGFVWVDASHTAGNVLEAWIELAARYVGALPPK, translated from the coding sequence ATGCCCTACGACCCGGAACTGGCTGAGAGGATGCGAACCGCGCTGCGGTCGCGCACCGGGGTGGTAGAGAAGAAGATGTTCGGTGGCTACTGCTGGATGCTCCACGGCAACATGCTGTGCGGCGTCGAAGTCGGCCGCTTCATGTTCCGCGTCGGCAAGGAGCAGGAGCAGCAGGCGTTGTCGCGACCTGGGGCGCGTCCGATGGACATCACGGGCAGACCGATGAAGGGCTTCGTGTGGGTAGATGCCAGCCACACCGCAGGCAATGTTCTTGAAGCGTGGATCGAACTGGCCGCCCGCTACGTTGGTGCGTTGCCGCCGAAGTAG
- a CDS encoding hypothetical protein (PFAM: MOSC domain~manually curated): MKTIRDLNKPPQIEGRVEVIVVRGSPRESARTVASTMALAGIGLAEDRLGQRGEAELSTRQVTLIQAEHLDVIASLARVDQVDPVGLRRNLVVSGINLLALKNARLQVGDALLEIVGPCQPCSRMEETIGPGGYAAMRGHGGMTARVITTGSISVGDIVKAEP, encoded by the coding sequence TTGAAGACCATCCGCGATCTCAACAAACCGCCCCAGATCGAGGGGCGGGTTGAAGTCATCGTCGTTCGCGGCTCGCCGCGCGAATCCGCACGGACTGTCGCGAGCACCATGGCGCTCGCCGGCATTGGGCTCGCGGAGGACCGACTGGGCCAGCGCGGCGAGGCCGAGCTGTCAACGCGGCAGGTCACCCTCATCCAGGCCGAGCATCTGGACGTGATCGCGAGCTTGGCGCGCGTCGACCAGGTCGATCCGGTCGGCCTGCGACGCAACCTGGTGGTCTCGGGCATCAACCTGCTGGCATTGAAGAACGCCAGGCTGCAGGTAGGTGATGCGCTGCTGGAGATCGTCGGTCCCTGCCAGCCGTGCTCGCGCATGGAAGAGACCATTGGCCCAGGCGGCTATGCCGCGATGCGTGGGCATGGCGGCATGACGGCCCGCGTCATCACCACGGGGTCGATCAGTGTGGGCGACATCGTCAAAGCGGAACCGTAG
- a CDS encoding CBS-domain-containing membrane protein (PFAM: HPP family) — protein MHRHPAARLAWCVFGAGAGISLALYLVGPPHATFVLASLGGSSIFLFGLTRAPAAQLRAILGGHLGGACIGIACAQFLGSSLLAYALAVSLSLAFMLATRTVHPPAGANPVIMVYAQAHWGALFNPVLLGVVCLVCVAMVWSRAYPGLVHYPVSPLEPSPPSLNWGGWQ, from the coding sequence ATGCATCGCCATCCCGCCGCTCGACTTGCCTGGTGCGTCTTCGGGGCGGGCGCCGGCATCTCGCTGGCGCTGTACCTGGTCGGTCCACCCCATGCCACGTTCGTGTTGGCCTCGCTGGGCGGCAGTTCGATCTTCCTGTTCGGGCTGACGCGTGCGCCTGCGGCCCAGTTGCGGGCGATCCTCGGTGGCCACCTCGGCGGGGCCTGCATCGGCATTGCCTGCGCACAGTTCCTGGGGTCGTCGCTGCTGGCCTATGCGTTGGCGGTGAGCCTGTCGCTGGCCTTCATGCTTGCGACGCGGACCGTCCATCCGCCTGCCGGCGCCAATCCCGTCATCATGGTCTACGCGCAGGCCCATTGGGGTGCTCTGTTCAACCCCGTGTTGCTCGGGGTGGTGTGTCTGGTCTGCGTGGCCATGGTCTGGAGCCGTGCCTATCCCGGCCTGGTTCACTACCCCGTGTCACCGCTGGAGCCTTCGCCGCCGTCGCTGAACTGGGGTGGCTGGCAATGA
- a CDS encoding transcriptional regulator (PFAM: Bacterial regulatory helix-turn-helix protein, lysR family; LysR substrate binding domain), whose amino-acid sequence MDRLEAMSVFAAIVDGGSLSAAGRRLNVPLATVSRKLADLEAHLKTRLITRSTRKLALTDAGRDYLDACRQILEQVDEAERAASGAYANVKGQLVVAAPIVFGRLHVVPVAAAFLEVHQDVDIQLRLGDRNANLIEEHVDVALRIGALPDSNLVATQVGAIRRVVCASPDYLERFSVPQSLDDLAAHRCITFDGLEATTAWTFADAAGQKQQVRVRSRMAVSTADAAIEAAVLGLGLTRVLSYQVATALRDGKLVRVLVDEEPPAAPVNLIYPGQGRLPMKTRAFIDFALGRLRDRLSALNAASVRERSLPATPVQRRRRRLQR is encoded by the coding sequence ATGGACCGCCTTGAAGCCATGTCCGTGTTTGCCGCCATCGTCGACGGGGGCAGCCTGTCGGCTGCGGGCCGGCGCCTGAACGTGCCGCTGGCGACCGTGAGCCGCAAGCTTGCGGACTTGGAGGCGCACCTCAAGACACGCCTGATCACGCGTTCGACGCGCAAGCTCGCGCTGACCGACGCGGGTCGCGACTACCTGGACGCGTGCCGTCAGATCCTGGAGCAGGTCGACGAGGCCGAGCGCGCTGCCTCGGGGGCCTACGCCAATGTAAAAGGCCAGCTGGTGGTGGCTGCACCGATCGTGTTCGGCAGGCTGCACGTGGTGCCGGTGGCAGCGGCTTTCCTGGAAGTGCACCAGGACGTCGACATTCAACTTCGCCTGGGCGACCGCAACGCCAACCTCATCGAAGAGCATGTCGACGTGGCGCTTCGCATCGGCGCCCTGCCGGACAGCAACCTTGTCGCGACGCAGGTGGGAGCGATCCGTCGCGTCGTGTGTGCGAGTCCGGACTACCTGGAGCGGTTCAGCGTGCCGCAATCGCTGGACGACCTCGCGGCGCACCGATGCATCACTTTCGATGGACTGGAGGCCACAACCGCGTGGACCTTTGCCGATGCCGCCGGACAGAAGCAGCAGGTGCGGGTGCGCTCGCGCATGGCGGTCTCCACGGCCGATGCCGCCATCGAGGCGGCCGTCCTCGGCCTCGGTCTGACCCGGGTGCTGTCCTACCAGGTGGCCACCGCGCTGCGGGATGGCAAGCTCGTTCGCGTGCTGGTCGACGAGGAGCCGCCTGCGGCGCCCGTCAACTTGATCTACCCCGGCCAGGGGCGGCTGCCGATGAAGACTCGCGCCTTCATCGACTTCGCGCTCGGGCGCCTGCGCGATCGGCTGTCGGCGCTCAACGCCGCGAGCGTTCGCGAACGGTCATTGCCAGCCACCCCAGTTCAGCGACGGCGGCGAAGGCTCCAGCGGTGA
- a CDS encoding putative peroxidase-related enzyme (PFAM: Carboxymuconolactone decarboxylase family~TIGRFAM: uncharacterized peroxidase-related enzyme; alkylhydroperoxidase AhpD family core domain) — translation MSRLATPASIDAAPVSARPLLEAVNKQIGSVPNLFRLVANSPAALEGYLGMSGALSKGSLPAQTRERIALAVAQINDCGYCLSAHSYMGKNLVKLSEAEIAANRHGGSLDPKADAAVRFAAKVVRERGHVSDADVQAVRMAGYDDAQIVEIVQHVALNTWTNYVNSVAQTEIDFPVAQALAA, via the coding sequence ATGTCCCGCCTCGCCACCCCCGCCAGCATCGACGCCGCCCCTGTATCGGCCCGCCCGCTTCTCGAAGCCGTGAACAAGCAGATCGGCAGCGTCCCGAACCTGTTTCGCCTGGTCGCCAACAGCCCCGCTGCACTGGAAGGCTACCTGGGCATGTCGGGCGCGCTGTCCAAGGGCAGCCTGCCGGCCCAAACCCGCGAGCGCATCGCACTAGCCGTCGCCCAGATCAACGACTGCGGCTACTGCCTGTCAGCCCACAGCTACATGGGCAAGAACCTGGTGAAGTTGAGCGAGGCCGAGATCGCGGCCAACCGCCACGGTGGCTCGCTCGACCCGAAGGCCGACGCGGCGGTGCGCTTCGCGGCCAAGGTGGTTCGCGAACGCGGGCATGTGTCGGATGCCGATGTGCAGGCCGTACGCATGGCCGGCTACGACGACGCGCAGATCGTCGAGATCGTCCAGCACGTGGCGCTGAACACCTGGACCAACTACGTCAACTCGGTGGCGCAGACCGAGATCGACTTCCCGGTCGCCCAGGCGCTCGCTGCCTGA
- a CDS encoding hypothetical protein (PFAM: Protein of unknown function (DUF1348)): protein MSRPPLPPYSLEAAIQKVRLAEDAWNGRNPARVALAYSPDSRWRNRSTFLQGRVEIEAFLTQKWQRELDYRLIKELWAFREDRIAVRFAYEWHDASGQWFRSYGNENWAFDGGGLMHTRIASINDLPIAESERLYHWPAGRRPDDHAGLTALGL from the coding sequence ATGTCCCGCCCGCCGTTGCCGCCCTATTCCCTCGAGGCCGCAATCCAGAAAGTCCGCCTGGCCGAAGACGCTTGGAACGGCCGCAATCCGGCGCGCGTGGCGCTGGCCTATTCGCCCGACAGCCGCTGGCGCAATCGCTCGACATTCTTGCAGGGCCGTGTGGAGATCGAAGCATTCCTCACACAGAAGTGGCAGCGCGAACTCGACTACCGGCTCATCAAGGAACTGTGGGCGTTCCGGGAGGACCGCATTGCGGTTCGCTTCGCGTACGAGTGGCACGACGCCTCTGGCCAATGGTTCCGCAGCTACGGCAACGAGAACTGGGCCTTCGATGGTGGAGGCTTGATGCACACGCGCATCGCCAGCATCAACGACCTGCCGATCGCGGAGTCCGAGCGCCTGTACCACTGGCCGGCAGGTCGGCGGCCGGACGACCATGCGGGTCTCACCGCGCTGGGGCTGTGA
- a CDS encoding pyridoxamine 5'-phosphate oxidase-related, FMN binding protein (PFAM: Pyridoxamine 5'-phosphate oxidase): MTVAGPHTYASDVAFTGTVKAIQARKGSRPAYARMETGGSWESSITDDLKAEIEAQTSVFLATANADGQPYTQHRGGPAGFLQVLDAYTIAFVDFAGNRQYITQGNLEENSKAHLFLIDYAHRRRIKVWGTARVVEGDEALLRRLMPEGYRARPEQVVLFTVTAWDVNCPQHIPQRFEAADVGAAIKSRDERIAALEAEVERLRRDRTTSGL, from the coding sequence GTGACCGTGGCCGGCCCCCACACTTACGCCAGCGACGTCGCCTTCACCGGCACCGTGAAGGCGATCCAGGCGCGCAAAGGCTCCCGCCCGGCCTATGCGCGCATGGAAACAGGCGGCTCCTGGGAGTCGTCCATCACCGACGACCTGAAAGCCGAGATCGAGGCCCAGACCAGCGTGTTCCTGGCGACCGCAAACGCGGACGGGCAGCCCTACACCCAGCACCGTGGCGGGCCGGCGGGGTTTCTGCAGGTGCTGGACGCGTACACGATCGCCTTCGTGGACTTCGCAGGCAACCGTCAGTACATCACCCAAGGCAACCTCGAAGAGAACTCGAAGGCGCACCTGTTCCTGATCGACTATGCGCACCGGCGTCGCATCAAGGTGTGGGGCACCGCGCGCGTGGTGGAAGGAGACGAGGCGCTGCTTCGTCGCCTGATGCCTGAGGGCTATCGCGCGCGGCCGGAGCAGGTCGTACTGTTCACGGTCACTGCATGGGACGTGAATTGCCCGCAGCACATTCCACAGCGCTTTGAAGCCGCAGATGTGGGCGCGGCGATCAAGTCTCGCGATGAGCGCATTGCCGCGCTTGAGGCCGAAGTCGAGCGTCTGCGGCGAGATAGAACCACGTCGGGGCTGTGA
- a CDS encoding histidine kinase (PFAM: Histidine kinase-, DNA gyrase B-, and HSP90-like ATPase; His Kinase A (phosphoacceptor) domain), which yields MLQRLISIRTAVALLAITFAIGFFTDRHSEHVSRQQAQTRVALEQLLRLAQARGNSVTSAVLDRDELLAASYKSLAQQLASTLDEAKALTAGMSLSGEMATLVAESERLRATETMMLEQVQYGRWDIARKRVSSSEYQLQKKLYEINTDTTVGALQIELGQTQRKTERINALMTALRVAALALLLLVGVRHARRLQHEITQQVQLREQLAQSNLQLEAKVTERTAELHQALELRAQDAARRLAWEQEKRLEATSFLDMLLHELKNPLATIRLAAHTLIAGRAEAAQDKQRVSTIDDAVSNIDDILERTRMVGRLEHGLTVNQPAAHDLAGLLREWIAKRDSATRARLAVVSPPSLPATIDPLIVRTVFDNLIDNALAYSPAGSRVDLQLDGDEGAAARQLRFQVRNAPGTAGVPDPDKVFSKYYRAAGAQARSGAGLGLFLVRSLARLCGGDVQHRCDGQHIVFEATIPC from the coding sequence ATGCTGCAGCGGCTGATCAGCATACGCACGGCGGTGGCCCTGTTGGCCATCACCTTCGCGATCGGCTTCTTCACCGATCGACACAGTGAGCATGTCTCCAGGCAACAGGCGCAAACGCGGGTCGCGCTGGAACAACTTCTGCGGCTCGCCCAGGCGCGCGGCAACAGCGTGACATCGGCCGTGCTCGATAGAGACGAACTGCTCGCCGCGAGCTACAAGTCCCTGGCGCAGCAATTGGCGAGCACACTGGACGAGGCCAAGGCTCTGACCGCAGGCATGAGCCTGAGCGGAGAAATGGCCACGCTGGTTGCCGAGAGCGAGCGTCTGCGTGCGACCGAGACCATGATGCTCGAACAAGTGCAGTACGGTCGCTGGGACATCGCGCGCAAGAGGGTGTCCAGCAGCGAGTACCAGCTTCAGAAGAAGCTCTATGAGATCAACACCGACACCACCGTGGGGGCACTGCAGATCGAGCTGGGGCAGACGCAGCGCAAGACCGAGCGCATCAACGCGCTGATGACCGCCCTGCGCGTGGCCGCCCTGGCGCTGCTGTTGCTGGTGGGCGTGCGCCATGCCCGACGCCTTCAGCACGAGATCACACAGCAGGTGCAGCTGCGCGAGCAGCTGGCGCAGTCGAACCTGCAGTTGGAAGCCAAGGTCACCGAGCGCACCGCGGAACTGCACCAGGCGCTGGAACTGCGCGCGCAGGACGCGGCCCGGCGCCTGGCTTGGGAACAGGAAAAGCGCCTGGAAGCCACGAGCTTCCTCGACATGCTGCTGCACGAGCTGAAGAACCCGCTGGCCACCATCCGGCTCGCGGCGCACACCCTGATTGCCGGGCGCGCGGAAGCGGCGCAGGACAAGCAGCGCGTGTCGACGATTGACGACGCGGTGTCGAACATCGACGACATCCTGGAGCGCACGCGCATGGTCGGCCGGCTTGAACACGGCCTCACGGTCAACCAGCCGGCGGCGCACGACCTGGCCGGCCTGCTGCGCGAGTGGATAGCCAAGCGCGACAGTGCAACGCGCGCGCGCCTGGCCGTCGTCTCGCCGCCATCCCTTCCGGCCACGATCGATCCGCTGATCGTGCGCACGGTGTTCGACAACCTGATCGACAACGCGCTGGCCTACTCGCCGGCCGGCTCGCGGGTGGACCTGCAGCTCGATGGCGACGAGGGCGCGGCCGCGCGCCAGCTGCGCTTCCAGGTGCGCAACGCGCCCGGCACGGCCGGCGTGCCCGACCCCGACAAGGTCTTCAGCAAGTACTACCGCGCGGCGGGCGCGCAGGCGCGCAGCGGCGCCGGGCTTGGCCTGTTCCTGGTGCGAAGCCTGGCGCGGCTGTGCGGCGGCGACGTCCAGCACCGGTGCGATGGCCAGCACATAGTCTTCGAGGCCACCATCCCGTGCTGA
- a CDS encoding ABC-type uncharacterized transport system, periplasmic component (PFAM: ABC transporter substrate binding protein) — protein sequence MIKVVAHAALNAAERGFVAALADSGFRAGETLQLDWRDAAGDRGRLAAMAQALAASGPRLIHAVSTPAAQAVVKASGGDIPIVFSAVTNPVAARIVPADRGPGQPTRRGITGVSDPLPTDLQLRTYASIVPTARTWGVLYNPMEVNSVEHVRDLRSTAQALRLNLVEAHVDKASEVAAAATSLASRVQAIFLASDNTTVAALPDLVSACRTHKTPLFAGDVDSVHEGAVLAYGLDYFLVGYAAGRKAGLVLKGLNAGDIPWGPMERFSLVVNPAAAAQQGIELPAYLLARADHVVKA from the coding sequence ATGATCAAGGTGGTTGCCCACGCGGCACTCAACGCCGCTGAACGTGGTTTCGTCGCGGCGCTTGCCGACTCGGGCTTCCGGGCCGGTGAAACCTTGCAGCTGGATTGGCGCGACGCCGCGGGCGACAGGGGCCGCCTCGCTGCCATGGCACAAGCCTTGGCGGCCAGCGGCCCCAGGCTGATCCATGCCGTCAGCACCCCCGCAGCGCAGGCCGTGGTCAAGGCCTCGGGCGGCGACATCCCGATCGTGTTCTCTGCGGTGACCAATCCGGTGGCCGCGCGCATCGTGCCTGCTGATCGTGGCCCCGGACAGCCCACGCGGCGTGGCATCACCGGGGTCAGCGACCCGCTGCCCACCGACTTGCAGTTGCGAACCTATGCCTCGATCGTGCCGACGGCTCGAACCTGGGGCGTGCTGTACAACCCGATGGAGGTCAATTCGGTCGAGCATGTTCGGGATCTGCGCAGCACAGCCCAGGCCCTGAGGCTCAACCTGGTCGAGGCCCACGTGGACAAGGCCTCCGAAGTCGCCGCCGCTGCGACTTCGCTCGCTTCAAGGGTGCAGGCCATCTTCCTCGCCTCGGACAACACGACGGTGGCTGCCTTGCCCGATCTCGTGTCCGCGTGCCGCACACACAAAACGCCGCTGTTTGCTGGCGACGTCGACAGCGTCCACGAGGGCGCCGTGCTGGCGTACGGTTTGGATTACTTCCTCGTTGGGTACGCGGCCGGGAGGAAAGCCGGCCTGGTTCTCAAGGGCCTGAACGCCGGCGACATCCCATGGGGCCCGATGGAACGCTTCAGCCTCGTCGTCAACCCCGCCGCCGCTGCCCAACAAGGCATCGAGTTGCCGGCGTACTTGCTCGCGCGCGCCGATCATGTGGTGAAGGCCTGA
- a CDS encoding response regulator with CheY-like receiver domain and winged-helix DNA-binding domain (PFAM: Response regulator receiver domain; Transcriptional regulatory protein, C terminal) translates to MSLQIVVVEDTDTVREALVGYLQTCGWTPRACTCGDELETVLAEQVPDVVVMDLNLPGEDGLSLTRRLRERWPAVGIVILSARASPPQRAAGYQHGADVYLTKPADLLELSSAIRSVARRVLAQAEPLRANDWVLDLRSHTLSPGQGGTGIALTATETSLLKRLALAPSQEATIDTLFDDLARLSSDEPSRNALNIAMSRLRSKLSQPLGVPDCLKSLRGFGYRLTVPLRVRD, encoded by the coding sequence ATGTCCCTGCAGATCGTCGTCGTTGAAGACACCGACACGGTGCGAGAGGCCCTTGTCGGCTACCTGCAAACCTGTGGGTGGACGCCACGCGCCTGCACCTGCGGCGACGAGTTGGAGACCGTGCTCGCCGAGCAGGTGCCTGATGTGGTGGTGATGGACCTGAACCTGCCGGGCGAGGACGGCCTGAGCCTGACGCGCCGCCTGCGCGAACGCTGGCCCGCCGTGGGCATCGTCATCCTCTCCGCGCGCGCGTCCCCGCCGCAGCGGGCGGCGGGCTACCAGCACGGCGCCGACGTCTACCTCACCAAGCCGGCCGATCTGCTGGAACTGTCTTCGGCCATCCGCAGCGTGGCCCGTCGTGTCCTGGCGCAGGCCGAGCCCCTGCGCGCGAACGACTGGGTGCTGGACCTGCGCTCGCACACCCTCTCGCCAGGCCAGGGCGGCACCGGCATTGCACTGACCGCGACCGAGACCTCGCTGCTCAAGCGCCTGGCCCTGGCGCCGTCGCAGGAAGCCACCATCGACACCCTGTTCGACGACCTGGCACGCCTGTCGTCCGACGAACCGTCGCGCAACGCGCTGAACATCGCCATGAGCCGGCTGCGCAGCAAGCTGTCGCAGCCCCTGGGTGTGCCGGACTGCCTGAAGTCCCTGCGTGGCTTCGGCTACCGCCTGACCGTGCCCCTGCGCGTGCGGGACTGA
- a CDS encoding subtilase family protease (PFAM: Subtilase family), translating into MANTVGTDDPFQANAWHLKNTGPTQVVSAADNSKAVAGIDSRVEGVHKGGTGCTGKAVVVAIVDSGLELAHEDIAPNVLANKSFNFANNTSDPSPTANQASVDHGTGVGGIAAARGWNGKGSRGTAPFASLVGYNTVGITAVASSGADVDGNMNFLAFGARAKADAAVAATGLFADRADKVDVFNYSAGADYAAPAAVSADPLGASTQHRAMAYGTQTLRGGKGAVYFQAAGNEFQSLKAKLTPDAAQSSDVNCADFRKNHAAGVFTNLEALTCGSPNHEPENKPYAYQVAAIANSGMAATYSAAGSSVWVTGFGGENGQAEAAIITTDNSSCSSGSNNAANKSTFQAALDNFIKAIADLFGDSTVDPGCNYTGQMNGTSSAAPSVSGVAALVLEANPALTWQDVGYILAKTSRKVDDTIAADTRAVSFKMNGAAEGVTLDLPWLTNKAGFNFSSRYGFGLVDAEAAVRLASAYTAPAGRRADSVVAVGGDSATDAASDGRNGLKNFAATVKVGDASQVTGQIQVDIDLKNTGATPINPGLLQFELVNKATGTVSILMPAFTAWYAGGDLQKLPQNGQKLFRLHSNAFYGEALGADFEVRVRSFVAVSGGVSHALTFKPTITSFSL; encoded by the coding sequence GTGGCGAACACCGTCGGCACGGACGACCCCTTCCAGGCCAACGCCTGGCACCTGAAGAACACAGGCCCGACGCAGGTGGTGTCCGCCGCCGACAACAGCAAGGCCGTTGCCGGCATCGATTCGCGCGTCGAAGGCGTGCACAAGGGCGGCACGGGCTGCACCGGCAAGGCGGTGGTGGTGGCCATCGTGGACAGCGGCCTGGAGCTGGCGCACGAAGACATCGCGCCCAACGTGCTGGCCAACAAGTCGTTCAACTTTGCCAACAACACGTCCGACCCCAGCCCGACCGCGAACCAGGCCTCGGTCGACCATGGCACGGGCGTGGGCGGCATTGCCGCTGCACGCGGCTGGAACGGCAAGGGCTCGCGCGGAACGGCGCCGTTTGCTTCCCTGGTGGGCTACAACACAGTCGGCATCACGGCGGTGGCCTCCAGCGGGGCGGACGTTGACGGCAACATGAATTTCCTGGCCTTCGGCGCGCGCGCCAAGGCCGATGCGGCCGTCGCTGCCACGGGCCTGTTCGCCGACCGGGCCGACAAGGTCGATGTCTTCAACTACAGCGCCGGCGCCGACTACGCGGCGCCCGCCGCGGTCAGCGCCGATCCGCTGGGGGCCAGCACGCAACACCGCGCCATGGCCTACGGCACGCAGACGCTGCGTGGCGGCAAGGGCGCCGTGTACTTCCAGGCGGCCGGCAATGAATTTCAGTCACTCAAGGCCAAGCTGACACCCGACGCCGCGCAATCCAGCGACGTCAACTGCGCGGACTTCCGCAAGAACCATGCGGCCGGCGTGTTCACCAACCTGGAAGCGCTGACCTGCGGCAGCCCGAACCATGAGCCGGAGAACAAGCCCTACGCTTACCAGGTGGCGGCCATTGCGAACAGCGGGATGGCGGCCACCTATTCGGCGGCAGGCTCGTCGGTGTGGGTCACGGGCTTCGGCGGCGAGAACGGCCAGGCCGAGGCGGCCATCATCACCACCGACAACAGCAGTTGCAGCAGCGGCAGCAACAACGCGGCCAACAAGTCCACCTTCCAGGCGGCGCTTGACAACTTCATCAAGGCGATTGCCGACCTCTTCGGCGACAGCACGGTGGACCCCGGCTGCAACTACACGGGGCAGATGAACGGCACGTCGTCGGCCGCGCCGTCGGTGTCGGGTGTCGCCGCCCTGGTCCTGGAAGCCAACCCCGCGCTGACCTGGCAGGACGTGGGCTACATCCTGGCCAAGACCTCGCGCAAGGTGGACGACACCATCGCCGCCGACACGCGGGCCGTCAGTTTCAAGATGAATGGCGCCGCCGAAGGCGTGACCTTGGACCTGCCCTGGTTGACCAACAAGGCTGGCTTCAACTTCAGCAGCCGCTACGGCTTTGGCCTGGTGGACGCGGAAGCCGCGGTGCGGCTGGCGTCGGCCTACACGGCCCCCGCCGGCCGCCGCGCGGACAGCGTGGTGGCGGTGGGCGGCGACTCCGCGACCGACGCCGCCAGTGACGGCCGGAACGGCCTGAAGAACTTCGCGGCCACCGTGAAGGTGGGCGATGCCAGCCAGGTGACCGGCCAGATCCAGGTGGACATCGACCTGAAGAACACCGGCGCCACCCCGATCAACCCGGGCTTGCTGCAGTTCGAGCTGGTCAACAAGGCCACGGGCACCGTGTCCATCCTGATGCCGGCCTTCACCGCCTGGTACGCCGGCGGCGACCTGCAGAAACTGCCGCAGAACGGCCAGAAGCTCTTCCGCCTGCACAGCAATGCCTTCTACGGCGAGGCGCTGGGTGCTGACTTCGAGGTGCGCGTGCGCAGTTTCGTGGCGGTCTCGGGCGGCGTGTCGCATGCGCTGACGTTTAAGCCGACGATCACCTCGTTCAGCCTCTGA